One genomic segment of Acidihalobacter prosperus includes these proteins:
- the uvrA gene encoding excinuclease ABC subunit UvrA — MDLIRIRGARTHNLKNIDLDLPRERLVVITGLSGSGKSSLAFDTLFAEGQRRYVESLSAYARQFLSVMEKPDVDYIEGLSPAISIEQKTTSHNPRSTVGTITEIYDYLRLLYARAGTPYCPDHALPLEAQTVSQMVDQVLALPEGTRIMLLAPLVSGRKGEHAQVIDGLRGQGFIRARIDGEVYEVDSAPTLDPKRKHSIEAVIDRLRVRPDIALRLAESFETALRLGEGIARIAFMDDAKAEEPVFSSRYACPQCGYSLAELEPRLFSFNNPFGACTTCDGLGVQTFFDPERVIIDPELSLAGGAIRGWDRRNEHYYRLIGALAAHYDFDPEMPWNELPAKVRRVVLEGSGRESITITERDARGKAVTRSHPFEGILPNMARRYRETESSAVREELGRYLSARQCADCGGSRLNRAARHVFVGERTLPELTQVPIEQALAFFSQLDLPGRRGQIAGKIVKEIVARLSFLVNVGLDYLTLERSADTLSGGEAQRIRLASQIGAGLVGVMYVLDEPSIGLHQRDNQRLLDTLARLRDLGNSVIVVEHDEDAIRAADHVVDIGPGAGLHGGRVIAEGTPEAVAANPASLTGQYLSGQRSVAVPTQRHVPSDDAWLTLRGASGNNLKGVDMALPLGLLTCVTGVSGSGKSTLVNDTLYRLLAKHFYGASDEPAAFEDVEGLEHLDKVVAIDQSPIGRTPRSNPATYTGLFTPIRELFAGTPEARSRGYTPGRFSFNVRGGRCEACQGEGFTKVEMVFLADIYVPCDVCKGQRYNRETLGVPYKGKNIHEVLEMTVEDALAFFAPVPAIHRKLQTLMDVGLSYITLGQSATTLSGGEAQRVKLAKELSKRATGRTLYILDEPTTGLHFHDVDQLLGVLHQLRDQGNTVVVIEHNLDVIKTADWVIDLGPEGGEGGGQIIAAGTPEAIAATPGSYTGHFLKPLLARAGRKLRKRA; from the coding sequence ATGGACCTGATCCGCATCCGCGGTGCCCGCACCCACAATCTCAAGAACATCGATCTTGACCTGCCGCGCGAGCGACTGGTGGTGATCACCGGGCTTTCGGGTTCCGGCAAGTCTTCGCTCGCCTTCGACACGCTGTTCGCGGAAGGGCAGCGGCGCTATGTGGAGTCCCTGTCGGCCTATGCGCGCCAGTTCCTGTCGGTGATGGAAAAGCCCGACGTGGACTATATCGAAGGACTGTCGCCGGCCATTTCCATCGAGCAGAAGACCACCTCTCACAATCCGCGCTCGACGGTCGGCACCATCACCGAGATCTACGACTACCTGCGCCTGCTGTATGCGCGCGCCGGCACGCCGTACTGCCCGGACCACGCATTGCCGCTGGAAGCGCAGACCGTGAGCCAGATGGTCGATCAGGTGCTTGCCCTGCCGGAAGGCACTCGCATCATGCTGTTGGCGCCGCTGGTATCCGGACGCAAGGGCGAACACGCGCAAGTGATCGACGGGCTGCGCGGCCAGGGTTTCATCCGCGCCCGCATCGACGGCGAGGTCTACGAGGTCGACAGCGCCCCGACGCTGGACCCCAAGCGCAAGCACAGCATCGAGGCGGTGATCGACCGCCTGCGGGTACGTCCGGACATCGCCCTACGCCTGGCGGAATCCTTCGAGACCGCACTGCGCCTGGGCGAAGGCATCGCGCGCATCGCCTTCATGGACGACGCCAAGGCGGAGGAACCGGTCTTTTCCTCGCGCTATGCCTGCCCGCAATGCGGCTATTCGCTCGCCGAACTGGAACCCCGCCTGTTCTCGTTCAACAACCCCTTCGGCGCCTGCACCACCTGCGACGGCCTGGGCGTGCAAACCTTCTTCGACCCCGAGCGCGTGATCATCGATCCCGAGCTGAGCCTCGCCGGCGGCGCGATCCGCGGCTGGGACCGGCGCAACGAACATTACTATCGGCTGATCGGCGCACTCGCGGCGCATTACGACTTCGATCCCGAAATGCCCTGGAACGAACTCCCCGCCAAGGTGAGGCGGGTCGTGCTCGAGGGCAGCGGTCGCGAGTCGATCACGATCACCGAGCGCGATGCGCGCGGCAAGGCGGTCACGCGCAGTCATCCGTTCGAGGGCATTCTGCCGAACATGGCCCGACGCTATCGCGAAACCGAATCGAGCGCGGTGCGCGAGGAACTCGGACGCTACCTTTCGGCCCGCCAGTGCGCCGACTGCGGCGGCAGCCGGCTGAACCGCGCGGCGCGACACGTGTTCGTGGGCGAGCGCACGCTGCCGGAGCTGACCCAGGTCCCCATCGAGCAGGCCCTGGCCTTTTTCTCGCAGCTCGACCTGCCCGGCCGCCGCGGCCAGATCGCCGGCAAGATCGTCAAGGAAATCGTGGCGCGCCTGAGTTTCCTGGTGAACGTCGGCCTGGACTACCTCACCCTTGAGCGCAGCGCGGACACCCTGTCCGGTGGCGAGGCGCAGCGCATCCGCCTTGCCAGCCAGATCGGCGCCGGCCTGGTCGGGGTGATGTACGTCCTCGACGAACCCTCCATCGGACTGCACCAGCGCGACAACCAGCGCCTACTGGACACCCTGGCGCGACTGCGCGATCTCGGCAACAGCGTGATCGTGGTCGAGCACGACGAGGATGCGATCCGCGCGGCCGATCACGTGGTCGATATCGGTCCGGGCGCCGGCCTGCACGGCGGACGCGTCATCGCCGAGGGCACACCGGAGGCCGTGGCCGCCAATCCGGCCTCGCTCACCGGCCAGTATCTTTCGGGTCAGCGCAGCGTGGCGGTGCCGACGCAGAGGCACGTGCCGTCCGATGACGCCTGGCTGACGCTGCGCGGCGCCAGCGGCAACAACCTCAAGGGCGTCGACATGGCCCTGCCACTGGGACTGCTGACCTGCGTGACCGGCGTGTCCGGCTCCGGCAAGTCGACACTTGTCAACGACACCCTATACCGCCTGCTGGCGAAGCATTTTTACGGCGCCAGTGACGAGCCGGCCGCGTTCGAGGACGTCGAGGGGCTGGAACACCTGGACAAGGTCGTCGCCATCGACCAGAGCCCCATAGGCCGCACGCCGCGCTCGAACCCCGCCACCTACACCGGCCTGTTCACGCCGATACGGGAACTGTTTGCCGGCACGCCCGAGGCACGGTCGCGCGGCTATACGCCGGGGCGTTTCAGCTTCAACGTGCGCGGCGGGCGCTGCGAAGCGTGTCAGGGCGAGGGCTTCACCAAGGTCGAAATGGTGTTCCTTGCGGACATCTACGTACCCTGCGACGTGTGCAAGGGGCAGCGCTACAACCGCGAAACCCTCGGCGTGCCCTACAAGGGCAAGAACATCCATGAAGTGCTGGAAATGACGGTGGAGGACGCGCTTGCGTTCTTCGCGCCGGTACCGGCCATCCACCGCAAGCTGCAGACGCTGATGGACGTCGGCCTCTCGTACATCACGCTGGGACAGAGCGCGACCACGCTCTCCGGCGGCGAGGCGCAGCGCGTCAAGCTGGCCAAGGAGCTGTCCAAGCGCGCCACCGGGCGCACCCTCTACATTCTGGACGAGCCGACCACGGGACTGCATTTCCACGATGTCGATCAGTTGCTGGGCGTGCTTCATCAGCTCCGCGACCAGGGCAACACCGTGGTCGTGATCGAGCACAATCTCGATGTCATCAAAACGGCCGACTGGGTGATCGATCTAGGCCCGGAAGGTGGCGAGGGCGGAGGGCAGATCATTGCCGCCGGCACGCCGGAAGCCATCGCGGCGACACCCGGCTCCTATACCGGGCACTTTCTCAAACCGCTACTGGCGCGGGCGGGACGCAAGCTGCGCAAGCGCGCCTGA
- a CDS encoding SAM hydrolase/SAM-dependent halogenase family protein → MHVIHLFTDFGVAGPYLGQMQAVLLRSAPQIPVVNLMADAPAFDPFHSAYLLHAYAHGLPSGDIVLGVIDPGVGSERAGVALLADGVWYVGPDNGLFEIVAMRAHACDWWSLPPPESPIAASFHGRDWFAPCAARLAAGQWRPSPPGRRLPPSGGHGLPDTCPEFVYIDRYGNGVTGLPGHTLSPGSVLSVNGRCLRWANTFSAVAEGEPFWYVNANGLAEVAANRARAADVLGLQIGTVVAVSV, encoded by the coding sequence ATGCATGTGATCCATCTGTTCACCGACTTTGGTGTGGCGGGTCCCTATCTGGGTCAGATGCAGGCGGTATTGCTGCGCTCGGCGCCACAGATACCCGTGGTCAACCTCATGGCGGATGCGCCGGCCTTCGACCCGTTCCATTCGGCTTACCTGCTGCACGCCTATGCACACGGGCTGCCGTCCGGCGATATCGTCCTGGGCGTGATTGATCCGGGCGTGGGCAGCGAGCGCGCCGGCGTTGCGCTGCTTGCCGACGGCGTGTGGTACGTCGGTCCGGATAATGGGTTGTTCGAGATCGTGGCGATGCGCGCGCATGCTTGCGACTGGTGGAGCCTGCCGCCGCCAGAGTCGCCCATTGCTGCCAGCTTTCACGGGCGCGACTGGTTCGCCCCATGCGCTGCACGGCTGGCGGCGGGGCAGTGGCGTCCGTCGCCTCCCGGGCGCCGCCTGCCGCCCTCCGGCGGCCATGGTCTGCCGGATACGTGCCCCGAGTTTGTCTATATCGATCGCTACGGCAATGGTGTGACCGGATTGCCGGGCCACACACTGAGCCCCGGTAGCGTGCTGTCGGTTAATGGCCGGTGCCTGCGCTGGGCGAACACCTTCTCAGCGGTCGCCGAGGGCGAGCCCTTCTGGTACGTCAATGCCAACGGCTTGGCCGAAGTGGCCGCCAACCGCGCGCGCGCCGCCGACGTGCTCGGTCTGCAGATTGGCACGGTGGTGGCGGTTTCCGTCTGA
- the rplQ gene encoding 50S ribosomal protein L17, translating into MRHRNIGRQLSRNSSHRKATLQSLAVSLMRHEVIKTTLPKAKELRRTAEPLITLAKEDSVHRRRLAFSRLRDKEIVGKLFSELGPRYKTRPGGYLRILKCGYRAGDNAPMALVELVDRPEE; encoded by the coding sequence ATGCGTCATCGCAATATTGGCAGACAACTGAGCCGCAACTCGTCACATCGCAAGGCTACGCTGCAGAGCCTTGCGGTATCCCTGATGCGTCATGAAGTGATCAAGACGACCCTGCCCAAGGCAAAGGAATTGCGCCGGACGGCCGAGCCCCTGATCACGCTTGCGAAGGAAGACAGCGTGCATCGCCGCCGCCTGGCCTTCAGCCGCCTGCGCGACAAGGAAATCGTCGGCAAATTGTTTTCGGAGCTGGGTCCGCGTTACAAAACCCGTCCCGGCGGCTATCTGCGCATTCTCAAGTGCGGCTACCGCGCGGGTGACAATGCGCCGATGGCGCTGGTCGAACTGGTCGACCGGCCCGAGGAGTAG
- a CDS encoding DNA-directed RNA polymerase subunit alpha gives MQATELLKPRHIDVQAFSPNHAKVALEPLERGFGHTLGNALRRILLSSIPGCAVIEAEIDGVLHEYTAIEGVQEDVVEILLNLKGLAVRMHAQDEAVLTLRKKGPGVITAADIALGHDVEILNPDHVIAHLTKEGEVNMTLKVARGRGYQPAATRRNSDAEDHAIGRLLLDASFSPIRRVAYSVERARVEQRTDLDRLVIELETNGTVDAEEVIRHAAGILRSQLEVFVDMQGEEQSEAPAAKAEIDPILRRSVDELELTVRSANCLKAENIFFIGDLIQKTEVELLKTPNLGKKSLTEIKDVLAQHGLSLGMKLDNWPPAGLKDQKASA, from the coding sequence ATGCAGGCAACCGAATTGCTCAAGCCGCGTCATATCGACGTACAGGCATTTTCACCGAATCACGCAAAGGTGGCCCTCGAGCCGCTCGAGCGCGGTTTCGGTCACACGCTCGGGAACGCGCTGCGACGCATCCTGCTGTCCTCGATTCCCGGTTGCGCCGTTATCGAGGCTGAAATCGACGGCGTGCTCCACGAGTACACCGCGATTGAAGGCGTGCAGGAAGACGTTGTTGAGATCCTGCTCAATCTCAAGGGGCTCGCCGTGCGCATGCATGCTCAGGACGAGGCCGTCCTGACCCTGCGCAAGAAGGGGCCGGGCGTGATCACCGCCGCCGATATCGCGCTGGGTCACGATGTCGAGATACTCAACCCCGACCATGTCATCGCCCACCTGACCAAGGAAGGCGAAGTCAACATGACCTTGAAGGTCGCCCGCGGTCGCGGTTATCAGCCTGCCGCAACGCGCCGCAACAGCGACGCGGAAGATCATGCGATCGGCCGTCTGCTGCTGGATGCCAGTTTCAGTCCGATCCGCCGCGTGGCCTACTCGGTCGAGCGTGCGCGCGTCGAACAGCGCACCGACCTTGACCGTCTGGTGATCGAACTCGAAACCAATGGCACCGTGGATGCCGAAGAGGTGATCCGTCATGCTGCGGGGATCCTGCGCAGCCAGCTGGAGGTCTTCGTCGACATGCAGGGCGAAGAGCAGAGCGAGGCGCCCGCCGCCAAGGCCGAGATCGATCCGATCCTGCGCCGTTCGGTGGACGAGCTGGAGCTGACCGTTCGTTCGGCGAACTGCCTGAAGGCGGAAAATATTTTCTTCATCGGTGACCTGATCCAGAAGACCGAGGTTGAACTGCTCAAGACCCCGAACCTGGGCAAGAAATCCCTGACCGAAATCAAGGACGTTCTGGCGCAGCACGGGCTTTCGCTCGGTATGAAACTGGATAACTGGCCGCCGGCCGGTCTCAAAGATCAGAAGGCCTCGGCCTAA
- the rpsD gene encoding 30S ribosomal protein S4: MARYIGPKCKLSRREGTDLFLKSRARGLESKCKLEKIPGQHGDRRTRVSDYGTQLREKQKLRRIYGVLERQFRNYFKKAANQKGSTGENLLKMLESRLDNVVYRMGFAVTRAEARQLVSHRAITVNGEVVNIPSFQVSSNDVVAIRERARKQSRIQDALTLAEQFGIPEWMEVDAKKMEGVFKSAPERSDLPADINESLVVELYSK, translated from the coding sequence ATGGCACGTTATATAGGTCCGAAGTGCAAGCTCAGCCGCCGCGAGGGCACCGATCTCTTCCTGAAGAGCCGGGCGCGTGGTCTCGAGTCCAAGTGCAAGCTGGAAAAGATTCCGGGGCAGCACGGCGATCGCCGTACCCGCGTATCCGATTACGGCACCCAGTTGCGCGAAAAGCAGAAGTTGCGCCGTATCTATGGCGTCCTCGAGCGCCAGTTCCGCAACTATTTCAAGAAGGCGGCCAACCAGAAGGGCTCGACCGGCGAAAATCTGCTCAAGATGCTTGAGTCGCGTCTTGATAACGTCGTGTACCGGATGGGCTTCGCGGTGACGCGAGCAGAGGCGCGTCAGCTCGTCAGCCACCGCGCGATCACGGTCAATGGCGAGGTCGTCAATATTCCCTCTTTCCAGGTGTCGAGCAACGACGTCGTTGCGATTCGCGAGCGTGCGCGCAAGCAGTCGCGTATCCAGGATGCGCTGACCCTCGCCGAACAGTTCGGCATACCGGAATGGATGGAAGTCGACGCGAAAAAAATGGAAGGCGTCTTCAAGAGCGCCCCGGAGCGCAGTGATCTGCCCGCGGACATCAACGAGTCGCTCGTCGTCGAGCTTTACTCCAAGTAA
- the rpsK gene encoding 30S ribosomal protein S11, giving the protein MAKPTVARTRKKTKRVVTDGVAHINASFNNTIVTITDRQGNALCWATSGGSGFRGSRKSTPFAAQVAAERAGNVALEYGMKNLEVRVKGPGPGRESAVRALNNAGFKITSISDVTPIPHNGCRPPKRRRV; this is encoded by the coding sequence ATGGCTAAGCCTACGGTCGCGCGTACGCGCAAAAAAACGAAGCGTGTTGTCACGGATGGTGTGGCGCATATCAACGCTTCTTTCAACAACACCATCGTGACCATCACCGACCGCCAGGGCAACGCTCTGTGCTGGGCCACTTCGGGCGGCTCCGGTTTCCGTGGTTCGCGCAAGAGCACGCCGTTTGCGGCCCAGGTGGCAGCTGAACGTGCCGGTAACGTGGCGCTCGAATACGGCATGAAGAATCTTGAAGTGCGCGTGAAAGGGCCTGGGCCTGGCCGTGAATCGGCCGTCCGCGCGCTCAACAACGCCGGCTTCAAGATCACCAGCATCAGTGATGTGACGCCGATTCCGCACAATGGTTGCCGGCCGCCGAAGCGCCGTCGCGTTTAA
- the rpsM gene encoding 30S ribosomal protein S13 — MARVAGVNIPDQKHAVIALTAIYGVGRHRAQAICEATGIRPETKIKDLTEAELESIRQAVGQYVVEGDLRREVSMQIKRLMDMGSYRGLRHRRGLPVRGQRTRTNARTRKGPRKAIRK, encoded by the coding sequence ATGGCACGTGTAGCAGGTGTCAACATACCTGATCAGAAGCACGCGGTGATCGCCTTGACGGCAATCTACGGCGTCGGACGTCATCGCGCCCAGGCGATTTGTGAGGCGACCGGCATCCGCCCGGAGACGAAGATCAAGGATCTGACCGAGGCCGAGCTGGAGTCCATTCGTCAGGCGGTCGGTCAGTACGTCGTCGAGGGTGACCTCCGTCGTGAAGTCAGTATGCAGATCAAGCGCCTGATGGACATGGGTTCCTACCGTGGCCTGCGTCACCGTCGCGGCTTGCCCGTGCGCGGTCAGCGCACGCGCACGAATGCGCGCACGCGCAAGGGCCCCCGCAAGGCAATTCGCAAGTAA
- the rpmJ gene encoding 50S ribosomal protein L36 codes for MKVRASVKKICRHCKIIRRNGVVRVICTEPRHKQRQG; via the coding sequence ATGAAGGTTCGAGCATCGGTTAAGAAGATATGCCGTCATTGCAAGATTATCCGTCGCAATGGCGTGGTCCGCGTGATCTGCACCGAACCCCGGCATAAGCAGCGCCAGGGCTGA
- the secY gene encoding preprotein translocase subunit SecY, with product MALPSTGTAGGLAGLGRFAELRKRLIFLVLALVVYRIGTFIPVPGINPVAMARFFTEHSGSILGMFNMFSGGALQRLSVLALGVMPYISASIIIQLLTSVIPSLEQLKKEGQAGQRKITQYTRYATVALATFQAVGVSVALEGQQVNGMSVAIHPGVGFILTATVTLVTGTMFLMWLGEQITERGLGNGISMIIFAGIVAGLPQAVGGTLELASTGELSSATIIMLGALAIVVTAFVVFVERGQRRITVNYAKRQVGRKIYAAQSSHLPLKLNMAGVIPPIFASSIILFPATLGQWFGRTDGMQWLQGLSTALSPGQPLYVLLYAAAIIFFAFFYTALVFNSRETADNLKKAGALVPGIRPGDQTARYIDGVMTRLTGVGAIYITLVCLLPEFLILYWNVPFYFGGTSLLIIVVVIMDFMAQVQAHMMSHQYDGLMKKANMKAYGRSGSGR from the coding sequence ATGGCGCTCCCGAGCACTGGCACTGCAGGTGGTTTGGCAGGGCTCGGGCGATTTGCCGAGCTGCGCAAGCGCCTCATTTTCCTGGTTCTTGCGCTGGTGGTTTACCGCATCGGCACCTTCATTCCGGTGCCTGGTATCAACCCGGTCGCGATGGCGAGGTTCTTCACCGAACACAGCGGGTCGATCCTGGGCATGTTCAACATGTTCTCGGGTGGCGCGCTGCAACGGTTGAGCGTGCTCGCGCTCGGAGTCATGCCGTATATTTCGGCCTCGATCATCATCCAGCTGCTGACTTCGGTTATCCCGAGTCTCGAGCAGCTGAAGAAGGAAGGGCAGGCGGGCCAGCGCAAGATTACCCAGTACACGCGTTATGCCACCGTCGCCCTGGCCACGTTCCAGGCGGTCGGCGTTTCGGTGGCGCTGGAGGGCCAGCAGGTCAACGGCATGTCGGTCGCGATCCACCCCGGCGTCGGCTTCATTCTCACCGCTACCGTGACGCTGGTGACCGGCACGATGTTCTTGATGTGGCTGGGCGAGCAGATTACCGAGCGCGGCCTCGGCAACGGGATCTCGATGATCATATTCGCGGGCATCGTGGCTGGACTGCCGCAAGCCGTTGGCGGCACGCTTGAACTCGCGAGCACGGGTGAACTGTCCTCGGCGACGATCATCATGCTCGGCGCACTGGCGATCGTGGTGACGGCCTTCGTGGTTTTTGTCGAGCGCGGACAGCGCAGAATCACGGTCAACTACGCCAAGCGGCAAGTCGGCCGCAAAATCTATGCGGCGCAGTCGAGTCACCTGCCGCTCAAGTTGAACATGGCCGGTGTGATACCGCCGATCTTCGCCTCGAGCATCATCCTGTTTCCGGCGACGTTGGGACAGTGGTTTGGGCGTACGGACGGGATGCAGTGGCTACAGGGTCTTTCGACGGCGCTATCGCCCGGGCAGCCCCTGTACGTGCTTTTGTACGCGGCTGCAATCATCTTTTTCGCGTTCTTTTACACCGCGCTGGTTTTCAACTCGCGCGAGACCGCGGACAACCTGAAGAAGGCCGGCGCTCTTGTTCCTGGGATCCGGCCGGGCGATCAGACCGCACGATATATCGACGGCGTGATGACACGCCTGACCGGCGTCGGCGCGATCTATATCACGCTCGTGTGTCTGCTGCCCGAGTTTCTGATTCTGTACTGGAATGTGCCGTTTTATTTTGGCGGCACGTCGTTGCTGATCATCGTAGTGGTGATCATGGACTTCATGGCCCAGGTCCAGGCACACATGATGTCGCATCAGTACGATGGCCTGATGAAAAAAGCGAATATGAAAGCTTACGGGCGAAGCGGCAGCGGCCGCTGA
- the rplO gene encoding 50S ribosomal protein L15, translating to MKLNSLKPAAGSRPSRVRVGRGIGSGLGKTAGRGHKGQHSRSGGYRKVGFEGGQMPLQRRLPKIGFNSRKSARVDEIRLHELAKVNAEVIDLAALIAADLVSPRTLKAKVIASGKIDKAVTVRGLAVTAGARAAIEQAGGKVED from the coding sequence ATGAAGCTTAATTCGCTCAAGCCCGCAGCAGGCAGCCGCCCGTCGCGCGTTCGTGTCGGCCGTGGTATCGGTTCGGGACTCGGCAAGACGGCCGGTCGAGGCCACAAGGGTCAGCACTCCCGCTCTGGCGGCTATCGCAAGGTCGGTTTCGAAGGCGGCCAGATGCCGCTGCAGCGCCGCCTGCCCAAGATCGGCTTCAACTCGCGCAAGTCCGCTCGGGTCGACGAGATCCGGCTGCATGAACTCGCCAAGGTCAATGCCGAGGTGATCGATCTGGCGGCTCTGATCGCTGCGGATCTCGTTTCGCCGCGCACGCTCAAGGCCAAAGTGATCGCTTCCGGCAAAATCGACAAGGCCGTAACCGTTCGTGGCCTGGCGGTGACCGCCGGCGCGCGCGCGGCGATCGAACAGGCAGGCGGAAAGGTCGAAGACTGA
- the rpmD gene encoding 50S ribosomal protein L30, with amino-acid sequence MTADTKRIKVTLVRSLSGRIKAHQACARGLGLRRMHHTVEVIDTPENRGMVNKIHYLLRVEEA; translated from the coding sequence ATGACTGCCGACACCAAACGCATCAAGGTAACGCTGGTTCGCAGCCTCAGCGGGCGCATCAAGGCTCACCAGGCCTGTGCGCGCGGTCTCGGCCTGCGCCGTATGCACCATACCGTGGAAGTCATCGATACGCCTGAAAACCGCGGCATGGTCAACAAGATTCACTACCTGTTACGGGTAGAGGAGGCCTGA
- the rpsE gene encoding 30S ribosomal protein S5, translating into MATNIESSTNSDGLQEKLVTVNRVAKVVKGGRQFGFTALTVVGDGNGRVGMGYGKAREVPAAIQKSLEKARKNMVRVPLSEGTLHYASTGRHGAAQVFMQPASDGTGVIAGGAMRAVFEVAGVRNILAKCIGTRNPVNVVRATLNGLLNMNSPEEIAAKRGKSIEEIKG; encoded by the coding sequence ATGGCAACGAATATTGAGAGCTCGACGAACAGCGACGGCCTGCAGGAAAAGCTGGTCACGGTCAATCGTGTGGCGAAAGTCGTCAAGGGTGGCCGGCAGTTCGGCTTTACCGCGCTGACGGTGGTGGGTGACGGCAATGGCCGTGTAGGCATGGGCTATGGCAAGGCACGTGAGGTGCCGGCCGCGATCCAGAAATCGCTTGAAAAGGCGCGCAAGAACATGGTCCGCGTGCCTCTCAGCGAGGGCACCCTGCACTACGCCTCCACCGGTCGCCACGGTGCGGCGCAGGTGTTCATGCAGCCGGCTTCCGATGGTACCGGCGTGATCGCAGGCGGTGCCATGCGCGCAGTTTTCGAAGTGGCCGGGGTGCGCAACATCCTTGCCAAGTGCATCGGCACGCGTAATCCGGTGAATGTGGTCCGTGCGACGCTTAACGGTCTGCTGAACATGAATTCGCCTGAAGAAATTGCGGCCAAGCGTGGCAAAAGCATCGAAGAGATCAAGGGTTGA
- the rplR gene encoding 50S ribosomal protein L18 — MQKKESRLRRAKRARSKIKELGVTRLCIHRTPRHIYAQIIAPNGSEVIATASTVETAVKGSEKYTGNIEAAKTVGRLVAERAAEKGIKTVAFDRSGFRYHGRVKALAEAARENGLDF, encoded by the coding sequence ATGCAAAAGAAAGAGTCTCGTCTGCGTCGCGCCAAGCGCGCCCGCTCGAAAATCAAGGAACTCGGTGTGACCCGGCTGTGCATTCATCGCACGCCGCGCCACATCTATGCCCAGATCATCGCCCCGAACGGCTCGGAGGTCATCGCGACCGCCTCGACCGTCGAGACGGCTGTCAAGGGCAGCGAGAAATACACCGGCAACATCGAGGCCGCCAAAACAGTGGGCCGACTTGTCGCCGAGCGCGCGGCCGAAAAAGGCATCAAGACGGTAGCCTTCGACCGCTCCGGATTCCGTTATCACGGGCGCGTCAAGGCGCTTGCGGAAGCGGCCCGTGAGAATGGACTTGACTTCTAG
- the rplF gene encoding 50S ribosomal protein L6, with protein sequence MSRVANKPVVIPGGVQVNIDGRTIKAKGPKGEGVHNLHVDVVAREEAGALHLARADGTTDELAMVGTMRALTQNLITGVSQGYEKKLELVGVGYRAQAQGKSLNLTLGFSHPVEYPIPDGITIETPSQTEIVVKGADRQKVGQVAAEIRAYRPPEPYKGKGVKYSDEQIIRKEAKKK encoded by the coding sequence ATGTCGAGAGTTGCGAACAAGCCGGTCGTGATCCCTGGTGGCGTCCAGGTGAACATCGACGGCCGAACCATCAAGGCCAAGGGCCCGAAGGGTGAGGGTGTGCATAATCTGCACGTGGACGTCGTCGCGCGTGAAGAGGCTGGTGCACTGCATCTGGCGCGTGCCGACGGCACCACTGACGAGCTCGCGATGGTCGGAACCATGCGTGCGCTCACGCAGAACCTGATTACCGGCGTCAGCCAGGGTTACGAGAAAAAACTCGAACTGGTCGGCGTGGGTTATCGCGCCCAGGCGCAGGGCAAGTCCCTGAACCTGACGCTGGGTTTTTCACATCCGGTGGAGTATCCGATACCGGATGGGATAACGATCGAAACACCGAGTCAGACCGAGATCGTGGTCAAGGGTGCCGACCGTCAAAAGGTCGGTCAAGTGGCTGCGGAGATCCGCGCGTACCGTCCGCCCGAGCCCTACAAGGGTAAGGGCGTGAAATATTCGGACGAGCAGATTATCCGCAAGGAAGCCAAGAAGAAGTAG
- the rpsH gene encoding 30S ribosomal protein S8, protein MSMTDPIADMFTRIRNGQQARKQQVAMPSSKTKLAIAQVLKDEGYIDGFEVTAADTSKPQLVVTLRYYQGKGVIERIDRVSRPGLRIYREKDELPRVLNGLGVAIVSTSKGVMSDRAARQAGCGGEVICVVA, encoded by the coding sequence ATGAGTATGACCGATCCAATCGCGGACATGTTTACGCGTATCCGCAACGGCCAGCAGGCACGCAAGCAGCAGGTGGCGATGCCTTCGTCCAAGACCAAGCTGGCCATTGCCCAGGTGCTCAAGGACGAAGGTTACATCGACGGCTTCGAGGTGACGGCCGCCGATACGAGCAAGCCGCAGCTGGTCGTGACGTTGCGTTACTACCAGGGCAAGGGCGTGATCGAGCGTATTGATCGCGTGAGCCGCCCCGGTCTGCGCATCTACCGTGAAAAAGACGAGCTTCCCCGCGTGCTCAATGGTCTGGGTGTTGCGATCGTTTCCACCTCCAAGGGGGTGATGAGCGACCGCGCCGCACGACAGGCTGGATGTGGCGGCGAAGTGATTTGTGTAGTGGCATAA